The genomic interval GCAGGAAGAACCGCTGATCCTCGCCGAGAATCATGCGGGCGATGTGCGGACCGACCAGCCCGACAAAGCCGATCGTGCCGACGAAGCTGACGGGTATGGCCGCCAGCAGCGAGATGATCAGCATGGTTTCAAGCCGGATGCGACGGACATTGATCCCGAAGCTTGCGGCCTTGTCCTCGCCGAGCCTGATTGCGGTCAGCGCCCAGGCGTTGCGGGCGAAAAGCGGCACGGCGAGCACCAGAACCGCAAGCGTCACCCAGATCTTCGGCCATGTCGCCTTGGTCAGGCTGCCCATGGTCCAGAACACGACGGCGGAAAGCGCCTGCTCGGAGGCGAGATATTGCAGGAATGCCAGAAGCGCATTGAACGAAAACACGAGAGCGATGCCGAGCAGCACCACGGTCTGCACCGTCACGCCGCGCAGTTGCGAGACGAAGTGGATGAAGAGCGTTGCGGCCAGCGCCACGATGAAGGCGTTGACGGGCACAAGCATGCCGGCGGCGACGGGGACGAGCGAAATACTGGTGACGATGCCAAGCGCCGCGCCAAAGCTTGCGGCGGCGGAAATGCCCAGCGTGAACGGGCTCGCCAGCGGATTGGCGAGGATGGTCTGCATCTGCGCCCCCGCCAGCGAAAGGGCGGCGCCCACCACAATCGCCATGACGGCGACGGGCATGCGGATATCCCAGACCACGGTGCGAACCTGCACGGAGACGGATGACGGGCTGAAGATCGCTGTGAGCACCTCGCCAAGCCCGTAACGCGCCGGCCCCCAGGCGAGGTCGATCGCGAAGGACAGAAACAGAAGCGCCGAAAGTCCGAAGAGGATCAGCAGCTTGCGGCGTGCAAGGGCGCGATACCGCGCGCCCCCGGCTTCAGCCTCGATCATGTCTATCGAAGCGTCCATGATTTTGGCCTACTGCGCCGGCTTGATGTCAGCCCAGTAGCCCGGCTGGTAATCGATCGGCAGGAATTTCTCGTGGAACTCCGCAAATGTCGCGTCCGGGTCGAGATCGGCAAAAAGCTCGGGGTGGAACCATTTGGCAAGCTGCTGGACGGCAACGAACTGGTATGGGCTGGTATAAAACTGATGCCAGATCGCATGAACGTCGTCGTTCGCCACCGCCTTGGACCCGGTAAAGGCCGGATGCTCCATCAGCGTCTGCAACACCGCGCTGTTCTCCTCCGCGGCGGACGCGGAGCCCGGGCCGACATTGACGAAGCCGCTGGCATCCTCCGTATTGGACCAGTTGGCGCCGGTGATGACGATCACATCGGGATTGGACGCCAGAACCTGTTCGGCATTGATGGACCCGGTATAGCCCGGCAGGAAATCAGAGCCGATATTGTGGCCGCCGGCCCAGTCCACCATGAGACCGAAATTGTCCGGGCCGAAGGTTCCGCAGCACTCCACCAGACCGGCGGCGCGGTACATGAAGACGTCAGGCTCCTCCGGTTGCGCCGCTTCCAGTGTGTCCGTGATCCGGGCCATCTGCGCGTTCCAGTAATCGGCGACGGCCTCGGCGCGCTCCTCATGACCAAAGAGCTTGCCGAGCACTTCGAGGCTCGGTTCGGTATTCTTCAGAATATGCTCGCGGAAATCGATATAGACGATCTTCGTGCCGGTTTCCGCCAGTGTCGCCTCAAGCCCGATTTCATCCGCGGCTTCCTTGTCGCCGATCGGCAGAAGCAGCACGTCGGCATCAAGATCGACAACGGTCTCGATCGAAAGCGTGCCATTGGAAAGACGACCCAGGAAGGGTATGTCGGCAGCCTCGGGAAATTTCGCGACATAGGCGGAATAGCCGCCCTTGTCGTTCATATACATGTCATTGCGCCATCCGACGACCTTCGCGAAGGGGTTTTCCTTCTCGATCGGCGCCAGCCCGTAGATCATCCGGCCCTCGCCGAGGATCACGCGCTCGACCGGTGCATCGAAGCTCACCGCACGGCCCGCCACGTCCTCGACCGT from Martelella mediterranea DSM 17316 carries:
- a CDS encoding ABC transporter substrate-binding protein; its protein translation is MNLVKLFAGSTVAAASLLPLSVSAQSFTVEDVAGRAVSFDAPVERVILGEGRMIYGLAPIEKENPFAKVVGWRNDMYMNDKGGYSAYVAKFPEAADIPFLGRLSNGTLSIETVVDLDADVLLLPIGDKEAADEIGLEATLAETGTKIVYIDFREHILKNTEPSLEVLGKLFGHEERAEAVADYWNAQMARITDTLEAAQPEEPDVFMYRAAGLVECCGTFGPDNFGLMVDWAGGHNIGSDFLPGYTGSINAEQVLASNPDVIVITGANWSNTEDASGFVNVGPGSASAAEENSAVLQTLMEHPAFTGSKAVANDDVHAIWHQFYTSPYQFVAVQQLAKWFHPELFADLDPDATFAEFHEKFLPIDYQPGYWADIKPAQ
- a CDS encoding FecCD family ABC transporter permease, whose protein sequence is MDASIDMIEAEAGGARYRALARRKLLILFGLSALLFLSFAIDLAWGPARYGLGEVLTAIFSPSSVSVQVRTVVWDIRMPVAVMAIVVGAALSLAGAQMQTILANPLASPFTLGISAAASFGAALGIVTSISLVPVAAGMLVPVNAFIVALAATLFIHFVSQLRGVTVQTVVLLGIALVFSFNALLAFLQYLASEQALSAVVFWTMGSLTKATWPKIWVTLAVLVLAVPLFARNAWALTAIRLGEDKAASFGINVRRIRLETMLIISLLAAIPVSFVGTIGFVGLVGPHIARMILGEDQRFFLPGSILSGALLLSVTSIVSKSIVPGVVFPIGIITALVGVPFFFSLIISNRSRSW